From a region of the Paenibacillus sp. R14(2021) genome:
- the ltrA gene encoding group II intron reverse transcriptase/maturase — MNAEYTANATNENARQLQNTLYLAAKVNPKRKFHALYDKVFRKDILQEAWARVKTNRGSAGIDGQTIAFIVREIGEASFIEEIRHQLMNGEYRPSPVKRKEIPKPDGKTRPLGIPTVRDRTIQMATKLVIEGIFEADFKDCSYGFRPKRSAHQAIKSIRESINWGVVNWVVDVDITGYFDNISHSKLMKLVEERICDRRILKLIRQWLEAGVMKDGVWHKTAIGSPQGGVISPLLANIYLNYLDTIWEKRFSHLGKLVRYADDLVILCRYKPQALEAIRTLKAIFGKLELTMNTSKSKLVCLWKNQDGFDFLGFHHRKMPYLHKNGTKYRLRSFPSKKAMKKMRTRVKEETASRGRLQWPLKLMVELLNPMIQGWRNYYAHLDVDRGMANRFLAKIDWYVLRRLRLFWNNKHRKRKQNWSEMHLLLQRTGLKTLCTWKNRTALDEERRKAVCGKTARTV, encoded by the coding sequence GTGAATGCCGAATACACGGCTAACGCCACCAATGAAAACGCTCGACAACTCCAAAATACCCTCTATCTTGCGGCTAAGGTAAACCCCAAGCGTAAGTTTCATGCCCTATACGACAAAGTTTTCCGGAAAGATATCCTACAAGAAGCTTGGGCAAGAGTGAAAACCAATCGCGGTAGTGCCGGCATCGATGGACAAACGATCGCATTTATCGTTCGAGAGATTGGCGAAGCATCCTTCATCGAAGAGATCAGGCACCAGCTGATGAATGGGGAATACCGACCATCTCCAGTCAAGCGGAAAGAGATTCCGAAGCCGGACGGAAAGACACGTCCCTTGGGTATTCCAACCGTCCGTGACCGGACTATTCAGATGGCAACGAAATTAGTGATCGAAGGCATATTCGAAGCAGATTTCAAAGATTGCTCGTACGGATTTCGCCCCAAGCGGTCGGCTCACCAGGCGATTAAGAGCATCCGGGAAAGCATCAATTGGGGTGTCGTCAACTGGGTGGTCGACGTAGATATTACAGGCTACTTCGATAATATCTCCCACAGCAAGCTGATGAAACTGGTCGAAGAACGCATCTGCGACAGGCGCATTCTGAAGTTAATTAGACAGTGGCTTGAAGCAGGTGTAATGAAGGATGGTGTATGGCACAAAACGGCGATTGGCAGCCCGCAAGGCGGCGTAATCTCTCCGCTTCTGGCCAACATCTATCTCAACTACCTCGATACGATATGGGAAAAACGATTTTCTCATCTCGGAAAGCTAGTAAGGTATGCCGACGATCTTGTCATTCTGTGCCGATACAAACCGCAGGCGCTCGAGGCGATTCGTACCCTTAAAGCGATCTTTGGGAAACTGGAATTGACCATGAACACGTCCAAATCAAAGCTAGTGTGTTTGTGGAAGAACCAGGACGGGTTCGACTTCCTTGGCTTTCATCATCGGAAGATGCCTTATCTCCATAAAAACGGGACAAAGTATCGACTGCGAAGCTTTCCATCGAAGAAAGCAATGAAGAAGATGCGCACTCGTGTGAAGGAAGAAACGGCATCCAGAGGGCGGCTGCAATGGCCGCTCAAATTGATGGTCGAGTTGCTCAATCCCATGATTCAAGGATGGCGCAATTACTACGCACATCTGGATGTGGATCGAGGAATGGCAAACCGATTCCTCGCCAAGATCGACTGGTACGTCCTTAGGAGACTTAGACTTTTCTGGAACAACAAACACAGAAAGCGTAAGCAGAATTGGTCAGAGATGCACTTACTGCTTCAACGTACAGGATTGAAAACTTTATGCACATGGAAAAACCGTACTGCCCTTGATGAAGAACGTCGGAAAGCCGTATGCGGGAAAACTGCACGTACGGTTTGA
- a CDS encoding glycosyltransferase family 2 protein: MITVIACTNRSSCIDNVFKNYDRQLWKNKKMIIVLNNDKMDIEVYKERAGHYSEGEVTVYQLPQKYRLGKCLNYAIKYADNGFIAKFDDDDYYGPKFLREAARAIKHGRASIVGKHTAYLYFQSKRALMVFRRGNEWKYKRKVKGGTLVFRRSVWRHVKFPANRKAGTDARWLSRCIRRGFRVYSVSKRHYVCIRRKNWKSHTQKKSTHRYMRHCRFVRRTKKFQRYVK; the protein is encoded by the coding sequence ATGATTACCGTAATCGCATGCACGAATAGGTCCTCCTGCATCGACAACGTGTTCAAAAATTACGACCGACAGCTCTGGAAGAATAAGAAAATGATCATCGTCCTGAACAATGACAAAATGGACATCGAGGTTTACAAGGAGCGAGCCGGCCACTATTCGGAAGGCGAAGTGACTGTTTACCAGCTGCCTCAGAAATACCGGCTCGGCAAATGCCTGAATTACGCTATCAAATACGCGGACAACGGCTTCATCGCCAAGTTCGATGACGATGATTACTATGGCCCTAAATTTCTTCGAGAGGCAGCTCGCGCAATTAAACACGGTAGAGCATCTATCGTCGGTAAACACACGGCTTACCTCTATTTCCAATCTAAGCGAGCGCTGATGGTGTTCCGGCGCGGCAACGAGTGGAAATACAAGCGTAAAGTCAAAGGCGGCACACTGGTATTTCGCAGATCAGTATGGCGACATGTCAAATTTCCCGCTAACCGGAAAGCCGGCACGGATGCCAGATGGCTTTCTCGCTGCATTCGGCGAGGCTTCCGCGTCTATTCCGTCTCCAAACGACACTATGTCTGCATCCGCCGTAAAAATTGGAAGAGCCATACGCAGAAAAAAAGCACGCACCGGTATATGCGGCACTGCAGGTTCGTACGCCGTACAAAAAAATTCCAACGTTACGTCAAATAG
- a CDS encoding glycosyltransferase family 4 protein, whose product MRIVQISTNTIPVPPKKYGGTQRDVHYLTEELVKRGHEVFLFAKKGSTSHATQTFEYDSNDRTKQLDFIIKNMPKDIDIIHDHYGIVAKANPPIPTICQSHSNWIRSNVQTRVYVSKFILRKYGKGKGYAIHNGMSMDDYTFRKKKQKYLLFLGRLIKEKGVHLAIKVAKKANRKLIIAGTLNDKKYYRAKIKPHLGKKIRYIGPVGGDRKRRLLANAHCVLFTSTWDEPFGLVLVEAMASGTPVLGFRRGAVPEVLRGVPRLVCDTTTGMAAKVRNRKRLPSARALRRYARTRYSEHNMTDAFLRLYQKVINKKLYKIKQKTLWNRRQAKLQPTSNGDEG is encoded by the coding sequence TTGAGAATTGTACAAATCTCGACGAATACGATTCCTGTCCCGCCAAAGAAATATGGGGGTACCCAGCGTGACGTGCATTATTTGACAGAGGAGCTTGTTAAACGGGGGCATGAGGTGTTTCTGTTCGCCAAGAAGGGCTCGACGTCGCACGCGACCCAAACGTTCGAATACGATTCGAACGATCGAACTAAGCAGTTGGATTTCATTATCAAGAATATGCCAAAGGACATTGACATCATCCATGATCATTACGGCATCGTCGCGAAAGCGAACCCTCCAATTCCGACCATTTGCCAATCCCATTCGAATTGGATCAGGTCGAACGTGCAGACCCGGGTCTACGTCAGTAAATTCATATTGCGGAAGTACGGTAAAGGAAAAGGTTACGCCATTCACAACGGCATGAGCATGGACGACTATACGTTCCGGAAAAAAAAGCAAAAGTACCTGCTCTTCCTCGGAAGGCTAATCAAGGAGAAAGGCGTTCACCTGGCCATCAAGGTAGCCAAGAAGGCAAATCGAAAGCTTATCATCGCTGGCACGCTGAATGACAAGAAATACTACCGCGCCAAGATCAAGCCACATCTAGGTAAAAAAATCCGCTACATCGGCCCTGTCGGCGGCGACCGTAAACGCAGGTTGCTGGCCAACGCGCACTGCGTCCTGTTCACCTCTACCTGGGATGAGCCGTTTGGGCTCGTCCTCGTCGAAGCAATGGCGAGCGGCACGCCCGTACTTGGCTTCCGCCGTGGCGCCGTTCCTGAAGTGCTTCGCGGCGTGCCGCGGCTCGTATGCGACACGACGACCGGAATGGCAGCGAAGGTCCGCAACCGCAAGCGGCTACCCAGTGCCCGCGCGTTAAGGAGGTACGCTCGAACCCGGTACTCCGAGCATAACATGACGGATGCATTCTTGCGGCTGTACCAGAAGGTGATCAACAAGAAGCTATACAAAATCAAGCAAAAAACGTTATGGAATCGGCGCCAAGCAAAGCTTCAACCTACGTCGAATGGAGATGAAGGTTAG
- a CDS encoding IS110 family transposase — protein sequence MKFKSQDKQNQLIEKITAQHLVVGIDIAQLTHVARAVNFRGIVIGNPLSFSNDEEGFQILHRWIQSLQAAHNFNSAIIGMEPTGHYWLSVSRWLSEKQFEVVLVNPHLVKKNKENRDNTPSKSDKKDALVIADMVKNGYYSFIRKTSEAFEELRVFLSNRDSVFTRLVSAKNQIHRWVDVVFPELRQVFKKLMCRGSLATLRLFPTPEELRNLTPQDVVRGWKSIMQRQPGNKKAQALIALASHSVGSTQATHAYKLHLKQLLAEYDLACEQLQDVETEIIAVLDRIPFVKSMLAVKGISAISLAGILGEAGDLSGFVHGNALLRHAGLNLAEASSGKWTGQMKISKRGRSRLRRFIFMMTLSLTANNPEFKAMHAYNVQVKKMKKMRSLMKLCGKLARILVGMARSSEAYNPHKMMPFRLAA from the coding sequence ATGAAGTTTAAATCGCAGGACAAACAAAATCAACTCATTGAAAAAATTACCGCTCAGCATCTCGTCGTCGGGATCGACATCGCACAACTAACGCACGTTGCACGTGCAGTAAACTTTCGCGGGATCGTAATCGGCAATCCCCTATCTTTCTCAAATGACGAAGAAGGTTTTCAGATTCTTCATCGCTGGATCCAGTCGTTGCAGGCAGCCCATAACTTTAATTCCGCTATCATAGGTATGGAACCAACGGGGCATTACTGGCTAAGCGTCTCCAGATGGCTATCTGAGAAGCAATTTGAAGTTGTTCTTGTTAATCCTCATCTCGTGAAAAAGAATAAGGAAAACCGAGACAATACGCCATCTAAGAGCGATAAAAAAGATGCTCTTGTCATCGCAGACATGGTTAAAAACGGCTACTACTCGTTCATTCGCAAAACGTCTGAAGCCTTTGAAGAGCTTAGGGTCTTTCTCTCAAACCGGGACTCCGTCTTTACAAGACTCGTTAGTGCAAAGAACCAAATTCATCGTTGGGTTGACGTCGTGTTCCCTGAGCTACGTCAAGTTTTTAAGAAGCTGATGTGCAGAGGTTCATTGGCGACACTACGTCTGTTCCCGACACCAGAAGAACTGAGAAATTTAACACCGCAGGATGTTGTGAGGGGGTGGAAATCCATTATGCAACGTCAGCCTGGAAACAAGAAGGCTCAGGCCCTAATTGCTCTTGCTAGTCATTCTGTTGGCTCTACACAGGCAACGCATGCGTACAAGCTGCACTTAAAGCAACTTCTCGCTGAGTATGACTTAGCTTGTGAGCAGCTGCAGGATGTGGAGACAGAGATTATTGCAGTTTTGGATCGCATCCCTTTTGTTAAATCCATGCTTGCTGTCAAAGGGATTAGTGCCATTTCATTGGCTGGTATTCTCGGCGAAGCTGGGGATTTAAGCGGCTTTGTTCATGGCAATGCTTTGTTGCGTCATGCTGGCCTTAACCTCGCAGAGGCAAGCTCGGGCAAATGGACCGGACAGATGAAGATTAGTAAACGCGGACGATCTCGCCTTCGACGTTTCATATTCATGATGACATTGAGCTTGACAGCGAATAATCCGGAATTCAAGGCGATGCATGCATACAATGTTCAGGTGAAGAAGATGAAGAAAATGAGGTCTCTGATGAAGCTCTGTGGTAAACTGGCTCGCATTCTTGTAGGGATGGCTCGTAGTAGTGAAGCCTACAATCCTCACAAAATGATGCCGTTTCGGCTAGCAGCTTAA